Proteins found in one Herpetosiphonaceae bacterium genomic segment:
- a CDS encoding MauE/DoxX family redox-associated membrane protein, which produces MFGLVLTFPLFASAASYAWSRYFGAEERSPIGPQAHVLLIVAQLTIATWVASTWYPLPARIALALMYLALGSGAAYFKLTKGDVPCGCMGSQSEHPLTWRLVAADLLLACAALLSTREQVVFAPGSGLFLGFVMCLLGLLVTTGLPDALYALRGGQRAVERYRSWINGYKELLP; this is translated from the coding sequence TTGTTTGGACTTGTCCTCACGTTTCCACTGTTCGCTTCTGCCGCAAGCTATGCATGGTCGCGCTACTTCGGCGCCGAGGAGCGATCACCGATCGGTCCTCAGGCTCACGTGCTGCTGATCGTCGCCCAGCTCACGATCGCGACCTGGGTGGCCTCGACATGGTATCCGCTTCCGGCGCGGATCGCGCTCGCGCTGATGTACCTGGCGCTTGGCAGCGGCGCGGCATATTTCAAACTCACCAAAGGCGATGTGCCATGCGGTTGCATGGGATCGCAGAGCGAGCACCCGTTGACCTGGCGGCTGGTAGCCGCCGACCTGCTGCTGGCCTGTGCGGCGCTGCTCAGCACGCGCGAGCAGGTGGTCTTTGCGCCGGGATCGGGCCTGTTTCTCGGCTTCGTGATGTGTTTGCTTGGCCTGCTCGTAACAACCGGCCTGCCGGATGCATTGTATGCCCTGCGGGGTGGGCAGCGTGCCGTCGAGCGGTATCGCTCGTGGATCAATGGGTATAAGGAGTTATTACCGTGA